The Primulina tabacum isolate GXHZ01 chromosome 7, ASM2559414v2, whole genome shotgun sequence genome includes a window with the following:
- the LOC142552412 gene encoding uncharacterized protein LOC142552412: MIQNTVQFGGNALDDPNTHIADFLEIYDTFKFNGVSDDAVRLRLFPFSLHDKAKSWLYCLPVGSITTWEDMAKAFLLKYFPPSKTMKLRADITTFSQFEQESLYEAWERYKDLLLRCPHHELPLGLVVQIFYYGLISSNRTMIDAAACGNLLRKTAEDGYELLEELAASSYHPQSERNTQRRNAGVHHVTDFLAVTAQLEALNRKIDSMNVNGTAMRLQEIFCKKCGGEHYVKDCQDSGPFYVNEEVPVNQVGVHNRPRNDPYSNTYNPGWRQHPNFSWGGQNSQNRPQGGQSYGKQPMYRSDPPREEKSNLEQMMSKFISSTETRLQNKDASIKGLENQIGQLAKMIASKSSNSTPPPTAQPKIVIPPPFPAALKKAKLDAQLCKFLEIPPKLKDPGSFSIPCMIGGDVFPKALCDLSASINLMPLSVFRKLKLGEPKPTQMSLQLADGSVKHPRGVKEDVLVKLGKFTFSTDFVDAMKDPMEATLTTELKEDELDEEKFSRVAYVMPTINGRSQKG; encoded by the exons atgatccagaacactgtccaattcGGGGGAAATGCGCTAGATGATCCGAACACTCACATCGCCGACTTCTTAGAAATTtacgatacttttaaatttaatggagtttcagATGATGCTGTTAGACTACGTTTGTTTCCGTTCTCTTTGCATGATaaagctaaatcttggttgtattgtttgcctgtaggttcaATCACAACTTGGGAGGATATGGCCAAGGCATTCCTCTTGAAGTACTTTCCTCCATCAAAAACCATGAAGCTGCGAGCGGACATAACCACATTCTCTCAATTTGAGCAGGAGTCACTCTACGAGGCTTGGGAGCGCTACAAAGACTTATTGCTCagatgcccacatcatgagTTGCCTCTTGGGTTAGTGGTCCAAATTTTTTACTATGGTTTAATTTCATCTAACCGAACCATGATAGATGCTGCGGCCTGCGGAAATCTGTTGAGGAAAACGGCCGAAGATGGGTATGAGTTACTAGAGGAGttggctgctagcagctatcaccctcaatctgaaaggaacaCTCAGCGAAGGAATGCAGGAGTACACCACGTAACTGACTTTTTAGCTGTCACCGCACAATTAGAAGCACTCAACAGGAAAATAGACAGCATGAACGTAAACGGGACAGCGATGCGCCTGCAagaaatattttgtaaaaaatgCGGAGGAGAGCACTATGTTAAGGACTGTCAAGACAGTGGTCCTTTTTATGTAAATGAGGAGGTACCAGTGAACCAAGTGGGAGTCCACAACCGTCCGAGGAATGATCCGTACTCAAAcacatacaatcctggatggaggcaacatcccaacttctcatggggcgGTCAAAACAGTCAGAATCGACCACAAGGAGGACAATCATATGGGAAACAACCGATGTATAGATCTGATCCTCCTAGAGAAGAGAAGTCCAACCTGGAGCAAATGATGTCTAAGTTTATTTCATCCACTGAAACTAGACTTCAAAACAAAGATGCATCAATAAAAGGGCTTGAGAATCAAATTGGACAGTTGGCCaagatgatagcaa GTAAGTCCTCTAACTCTACACCACCACCCACTGCACAACCTAAAATTGTTATTcctccaccttttcctgcagcaCTGAAAAAAGCAAAACTAGATGCACAGTTATgtaagtttcttgag ATCCCACCAAAGCTAAAGGATCCGGGGAGTTTTTCTATCCCCTGCATGATTGGTGGTGATGTTTTtcctaaagctttatgtgatcttagTGCGAGcattaatcttatgcctttatctgtattcaggaaACTTAAATTGGGCGAACCTAAACCGACACAGATGTCCTTGCAACTAGCTGATGGATCCGTCAAACATCCACGAGGAGTCAAAGAAGATGTGTTAGTAAAACTGGGAAAGTTTACATTTTCTAcagattttgtg GATGCTATGAAGGACCCAATGGA